The following DNA comes from Salvelinus namaycush isolate Seneca chromosome 39, SaNama_1.0, whole genome shotgun sequence.
cccctaggaaTCATTCATATCTCATGTGGATTTcattagggactctggtgaatacatacaagctcagatttctgacttcctgttttgatttcaactcaggattttgcctgccaatatgagttctgttaatctcacagacataattcaaacagttttagaaactttagagtgttttctatccaatactaataataatatgcaaatattagcaactatggctgaggagcaggccgtttgatatgggcacctttcatccaagctactcaatactgccccttcagccataagaagtaaaaAAATATTGCAATGGCGGCGATTCCTTGCATATTTAGCATTGCCTTGGAGTAGACATTACCCACATATTGATgtttacatatactgtatatacttttGAAAACACTAAGCTACTGTATGTGCAAGGCCCTACATTTCTACCTCTTTCTCAATGTATTTCCTCAGGTCTAAGCAACATCATTGGCATCATCGTCTACATCTCCAGTAATGCCGGTGACCCCAGCGACAAGAAGGACGAGGACAATAAGGGCAGCTATGGATACGGCTGGTCTTTCTACTTCGGGGCTCTGTCCTTCATCGTGGCCGAGTCTGTTGGCGTTCTCGCTGTCACCATCTACATCGAGAAGAACAAGGAGACGCGGTGCCGGGCGAGGCGTGAGTTCATCAAGACCACCTCGTCCACCTCGCCCTACTCCCGTATCCCTAGTTACCGTTACCGGCGGCGACGCTCCCGTTCCAGTTCCCGCTCCACCGACCCGTCCCGAGAGACCTCACCCGTCGGGGTTaagatgggaggaggagggggagcagGCATAGGAAGTGGAGCAAGCTTTGGAATGCCCATGGGTGGGATCTCCATGTACGCCCTCAGTAGGGACACGATGAAAAGTGGGATAGCTGGGTACTGTAGTCCAGAGCGTGACTCAAGCTTCCTGCAGGTCCACAACTGCTTCCAGAAAGATCTGAAGGAGGGTGTCAACAGGAGAACGACTCCCGTATGAGAGTTGGAATGCATCTCTGAACTTGGTAGGATACAGGAGACTTCACTAAACTGTAAAAGGTAACACTTGGACAGCACAGGACCCAGGATCATTGTTGCAACTACAATACACAGACTATCTTCCATGTTGAAAGGTCATAGTTCATATGATGGAGTGTGCTCTTTTTTTGGTATAACAAATTGCCGTCTGTCTTTGTTTGAATGTGGAGGAGAAATGGACACTGAAGGATTATTTCGAAAACCTTTGGTAAAGCTACTATAAGTCCATTTACAAAGACTACAGAAACCCAGACCTTTAGTAGCAATGCTTCTGTGATACACGATAAAAAAAGTATGTGTTTTGCATATCCCTCAACAAATGGTAGTCATATCTTGTTGTTTTGATGTTGTCAAGTGATAAAACTCACTGGAGGGGGTTGATTTTGCCATTGTAACTGGTGCTATACACTTTCAACACACTTTGAATATTCTGATTACACTCTTAGAAGAAAGGGTTCCAAAATAGTTTTGggctgtagaaccctttttgcttttgggttccatgtagaaccccatGTAGAAGGggttctatactgaacaaaaatataaactcatgtttcatgagctgaaataaaagatcccagaaatgttacatatgcacaaaaaacgtatttctctaaaatgttgtgcacaaatatgttcacatccctgttagtgagcatttctcctttgccaagataatccatccaccttacaggtgtggcatatgaagaagctgattaaacagcatgatcattacacaggcacaccttgtgctgggggcaagaaaaggccactctaaaatgtgcagttttgtcaaacaacacaaatTATAATTGGctaggcctggctccccagtggttgGGCCTATACCCTCCCCGGCCAACCCATGCCTGTgccacagtcatgtgaaatccatagattagggcgtaATGAATTAATTTAAAATCACAGATTTccgtatatgaactgtaactcagtaaaatcagtaaaatcgttgcatgttgcattttatatttttgttcagtatacataaaaccccaaaaggttctacctggaactaaaaagggttattcaaagggttcacatatggggacagctgaagaacccttttcagTCCTAGATAGCAAATCTTCTAAAACCTGGGAAATTTTGGTAAACTTACTGGAATTTTGTAACCCTAATTCTTCTCTCTAACTGTCATGTGATCCTCATCTATCTATCCTCTGTGGTCTTTGTATTGGAGGGAACTGGTGTACCTGTACGCTACGTATGTTTGTACTATGATCTGACCCACTGCCACTCTTACTATTAGTAAATATCCAAATACAAACCCGTTGTAGATTGAAAATAAGTAAGGGGATGTATGGAAATACTGAACTCATTTTCATGAATATCAATATAAATAGATTTAATTCAATCAAATGGACATTGTCTTTATTGAGTGTTATGTATTATTTTCGATTTTGCTCTGGGAAGCTGTATTGGTATCAACTAATTTACACCTTTATGAAGCATTACCTATTAGGTATATTACGTAAAAGCATTTATGCTGTTATATCTTGTCTAACGCCATAAAGACTGTCATCAGTGTCCACAAATAGAGGTGAGATCACACTGTAGGCTATGTCTTGTTGTTTATGAATCTACTTTTTAAATCATGTACTTCTGTGGAGGACTGTGTGTATGGCAAGTTCCATGTAGAAGTTGCCCGTAGGAACAGATCTAGCATCAGCTTACtaaaatcctaaccttaaccatgaGGGGATAAAACGCTAAACTTACCTTGGATCAGCATCTTGAGAAAATGTCATTCCCTTATGTGTTGGAAaactaaagccttgttcacattagcaatttgaagtgactcaaatctCCCACAAATGGTATATCCTACTTGAATATGTTATTTTTCCCGCAGTCTGAACaaccaaaaagcacatggaattgTATAGTTGAAGCCACGTTTCTAACCACCTCTGTAGGGGGTTTAAAgtcagatacaaatctgattcctggccatgcgACTTGTGTCGGAACGgtcaaatctgattcctggccatgcgACTTGTGTCGGAACGgtcaaatctgattcctggccatgcgACTTGTCGGGacggtcaaatctgatttatttgccctTAAGTGGGTTTTAGGCTGTTATTTGGAATATCTTGTTCCTTTTTAGCTACACTTTTGACAGTTcgacaagaacatgtggtagccaactaacgttagctagttaattgTTTGCAAACAAATGAGTGAATGTGCTAGACCGCTACCtcgctagttgactgctgtggctagccaaaaaggacttgttttgaaagttggatcattttatcctttgaggctttaaaagtgATCTTACACTATAATTTTgaacattcaaaacaactgggaaacaTCCATGGAAGGCATTGTTGTCACTTTAacttgctacataacttctgagcGACAGGAAGTAGtagcaccaccaccaatcagcctacaccactgcacacacacccgtcattactatgacaactagcatagccatgtcagcaaatgacttCTGTCTGAACACACATCCGGTTTGGTAACTTGATGTTTGGACAGTCAATATTCCAAAAAGGATTtgaaaacaaaactgatttgagcattaaagcctgcagtgtgaacaaggcttaaaAGGCCCCTATTCAGAGCCAACTTCCTTTAAATTGGATCTTCTGTGTAGCACCTTATTCCCTCAAACGCCACACTGTTCATGGTGTTCAGTTCCCCCTGACATTGAGCTAATGAGGCAGGCTTGATAGTCCTGTAATGCTCCATTCCGTGGCAGCACGAAAGGCAATAAGACATTACGAGCATCCACAGGGTGTGAATGAAGGGAATCAACATCAAGTCACTTCAAGCACGAGTCTACTAACAGACTccaatacagtggcaagaaaaagtatgtgaaccctttggaattacctggatttctgcataaattagtcataaAAGTTGATCTGAGcttcatcttagtcacaacaatagacaaacacagtgtgcttaaactaataacacaccaaGTATTGTATTTTTCTaatctatattgaatacattatttaaacattcacagtgtaggttagaaaaagtatgtgaacccctaggctaatgactttttCAAAggctaattggagtcagctaacctggagtccaatcaatgagacgagattggagatgttggttagagccctataaaaaacactcacaaaagagtttgctattcacaagaagcattgcctgatatgaaccatgcctcaaacaaaggagatctcagaagacctaagattaagatttgttgacttgcataaagctggaaagggttacaaaagtatctctgaaAGCCTTgctgttcatcagtccacagtaataaaaattgtctataaatggagaaagttcagcactgttgctagtCTCCCAAGGAGTGgacatcctgcaaagatgactgcaagagcacagtgcagaatgaataagaagaatcctagtgtcagctaaagacttaaagaaatctctgggacatgctaacatctctgttgacgagtctacgatatgtaaaacactaaacaagaatggtgttcaagggaggacaccacggaagaagccacttctgtcaacaacaaaaaaacattgctgcacgtctgaagtttgccaagagcacctggatgttccaaatattctgtggacagattaaactaaagttgagttgtttggaaggaacacacaacactatgtgtggaaaaaaaaggcacagcacaccaacatcaaaaccccatcccaactgtaaagtatggtggaagGAGCATcctggtttggggctgctttgctgcctcagggcccaggacagcttgctatcattgacggaaaaatgaattcccaagtttatcaagacattttgcaggaaagtgtaaggctatctgtctgccaattgaagctcggcagaagttgggtgatgcaacagggcaacgacccaaaacacagaagtaaatcaacaacagaatggcttcaacagaagaaaatgcaccttctggagtggcccagtcagaatCCTGACCTCGACCCGATTTTAAAATGCTGTGGAatgacctcgagagcggttcacaccagacatcctaagaatattgctgaGCTGAAatagttttgtaaagatgaatggtccaaaattcctcctgatcctggtgcaggtctgatccgcaactacagaaaatgtttggttgaggttattgctgccaaaggcgGGTCAACcacttattaaatccaagggttcacatacttttcccaccctacactgtaaatgtttacatggtgtgctcaataaagacatgaaaacgtgtaattgtttgtgttattagtttaagcagactgtgtttgtatattgttgtgacttcgatgaagatcagatcaaattgtatgaccaatttatgcagaaatctaggtatttccaaagggttcacatactttttcttgccactgtatctctcctctcttccccagcTGGAGATTTTGGAAGGGAATTGGGTAATACGCCGGTGTTCATTTAGAGTTCACATGACTCATTCCTTTCATTGGATCCTGGTGTTAGTGGCCATTTTGATTGATTTAATTAGGTGACTATTTGTAACTCTGTTGTTTCCGGGGACTATGCGTGTTTAAATCATCAGGTTTGGTTGCATGGTTCCGCTGCTTCCTTTGCTACAGTAGTTGTCACTCACGACATGTGGAGACAGATTATGGCGCCTTTGTTACGCAATAATGGTCCACGGAACATACACCCTGGTCTGTTCATCAGCCGTGAATTTGAACAATTCTCTCCCCTCATCACAGATAGTTTCATCCATGATAAAGCTAAGCTTGTTCTCCAGTGTGAGCCAGTGATTTTTCCTCCCCCTCTAATTGAGACAGAAATGACAGGATTTTGTGGCCAATGACTTagctgttagttagctagctactgtgtgACGGCACCGCTGCACTATCTATGTTGAACGATTTGTCTGGGTCTGTCAGTCATAGCAATTGAGGATAAGATTACAGACAAAACAGTGACTGGCAGTCTTCTTAGGAACACATTTAAATCGTCAACCTTTTCCATGTATGTTTTTTCATTTGAACTTCACATTGATACACAGCGtccttagatttttttttatcatgAACTTTCAATCATTATTTACTTTAACCATGGTCCATGGCTATCACCACAACATGCttggcactgtatatatattttttttatttcttaaCAGCTTCCCGCTAATGATTTTGGTATGCTTTAAGAATAGAGAAgagagcccttcccaacgatttagagtaaaaaaaaacacaaacaaataataattatataaaataatacaaatagtAACACAAAAGGAATAAGATACACAAGAAAttaagctatatacaggagtaccaCTACCATATCaccgtgcaggggtacgaggtatttgaggtagatacactatacaatgcattcggaaagtaatcagacacctcgacttttttcacattttgttacgttacagccttggtctaaaatgtattcaatattttttctcatcaatctacacacaatacccaatatagataaaatgaatacaggtttttagaaatgtttgcaaatttattaaaaataaaaaacagaaataccttatttacatacatattcagaccctttgctatgagactcgaaattgagctcaggtgcatcctgtttctattgattatccttgagatgtttctaaaacttgattggatttacctgtggtaaattcaattgattggacatgatttggaaaggcacacatcggtctatataaaggtcccacagttgacagtgcatgtcagagcaaaaatcaagcggtcaaaggaattgtccgtagagctccgagacaggattgtgtcgaggcacagatctggggaagggtaccaaaaaaaattctgcagcattgaaggtccccaagaacacagtggcctctatcattcttaaatggaagaagtctggaaccaccaagactcttcctggagctggccgcccagccaaactgagcaattggtgaagaagggccttggttcagggaggtgaccaagaatccaatggtcactctgacagagctacagagttcctctgtggagatgggagaaccttccagaaagacaaccatctctgcagccctccacaaaatcaggcctttatggtagagtggccagacggaagccactcctcagtaaaaggcacatgaaagcccgtttggagtttgccaaaaggcacctaatggactctcagaccatgagaaacaagattctctggtctgatgaaaccaagattgaattctttggcctgaatgccaagcttcacgtctgggggaaacctggcaccatccctacggtgaagcatggtggtgccagcataatgctgtggggatgttttccagcggaagggaatgggagactagtcaggatcaagggaaagatgaacggagcaaagaacagagagatccttgatgaaaatctgctccagaggttcacctaacaggacaacgaccctaagcacacagccaagataacacaggagtggcttcgggacaagtctcaatatccttaagtggcccagccagagcccggacttgaacccgatcgaacatctctggagagacctgtgcAGCCATGCTCCCCATAGAActtgaaagagcttgagaggatctgcagagaagaatgggagaaactccccaaatacaggtgtgccaagcttgtagcgtcatacccaagaagacttgaggctgtaatcgctgccaaaggtgattcaacaaagtactgagtaaaggatctgaatactttttgtagattgatgaggaaaaaacgatttactcaattttagaataaggctgtaacgtaacaaaatgtgggaaaagtcaaggtctgaatgcactgtatatacacagacaaaagtatgtggacacctcttcaaattagtggattcggctatttcatccacacccgttgcagacaggtgtataaaatcgagtacaaagccatgcaatctccatagacaaacgtatgggtgtgaatgtgtgtggttttgtgtgagagtgtcagtgtagtgtgtgtgagtgtatatatagtgtatatactgtatagtcttgtgagtgtgcatagcGTCAGTGCAAGATCGGGTCAATGCAGATGGTAACCATttaattaactatttagcagtcttctGGTTTGGGGGTAGACGCTGGTCCGAGAACCaatgctccggtaccgtttgccatacggtagcagagtgaacagtctatggcttgggtggctgaagtcATTGGCAATCTTtcgggtcttcctctgacacagcctgatatagaggtcctggatggcagggagctcggccccagtgatttactgggccgCCCCCCCAgcctctgtagcgctttgcggtAAAAGGGCGGTGCCAAGACTCATCGCCGTCGGTGATTagtcctaccaccgtcgtgtcatcaggaaacttgatgatggtgttgaagtcgtatttggccacgcagtcgtgggagAACAGGCagtagtcgtgggtgaacaggcagtagtcgtgggtgaacagggagaaaaGTGTATCCATCTGCTTGATGTTTTTCCTATCTCAATTTAGATATTGATGTCTGCCATCGTCTTGGTAACAGCCAGTGCTACCTTAAGGTAATGTTATTCCGGGAAGATAATATTAGGCTACAGGCCTTATTTTTGCTAATCTCTGAAAACTCTATTGGGGCACATGAAAGTGAGAATATGTATGTGGTGATGCTGGCTTGGTAAAACATTTACGCCAATGAtgagggtactgtgtgtgtgtgagaatgagaTACAGAATGAATGAGAGTAGCTCTATCATCTGCCAGGGCTTTTTGTCTTCGAGGCTCTTTCTTAATGTAGGGACACACAACAACATCAATCCACTGAAATCTCTGTCAGGCATCCCTCTAaaatatatgtactgtatatgattCCAGGTGTCTTTGAACATTTGTTTTAATTGAATAAAAAAGGTAATGTCACTGTTTGAAGCGTGATTTGATTGAGTTGAGAGCACCAGAGAGTTGTGCTCATCCACATGTATATTTCCAAGATATTGTCTGAGTGCTCAAACACAGAACTGGAAAAAAGCACTGCCATCCCAATACAGTTTTCCTTCTTAAAAACTTGAATCCTCATTTTCAAAATGGCTGACATTTTTCATAGTGGGAGTTCAATCCCCTAGCGTTCTGTTCCTAATCACTCTGTAGAATACATCCATGTGTGAGGGTACATTTTTTATTCATCTGATTATGTTTGAGGACTGTATCGTTTCAGAAGGAGAAATGTCAGATACTGTTCTACCGTAATTGATATCAAATCTGAAAGTGTGGTGGAATGCTTCCTTGCCCTCTCTTTTGTGTTTTGGTTTAGAAATGAACATACAAAGAAGTTTGCTGTGCTAAGATGAAGTCTCTCCTTTTCCTTCTCCCTCAATTTCAAAAAGTATTATGCTTTTACTTTAAGATAACAATGAAAAACAACTTGAAGTGGAGATTTGTAGATAGTATAATAAAAGGCTCAGTTTCAGAGACTAGGAGAacaagcaaaaaaatatatatttttggaggCAATCTTCACGATAATGTGTCTGGTTTCAGTGTGTTGAATACAACAATTGTTTTCAATCATAACAATGCATTTTGTGCTTCAGGAAAAATACTAACATGAAGTTTTCAACAAACAATGTGCTGTACATGCATTCTGGGAATTTATATagactacatggccaaaagtatgtggacatgcctTCAAATTAGCTGATtagtctatttcagccacagaaACAACGTAACAAATCTGAACTTGCTGTTAAAGGGTAGCGGCAGGgtgggactgactgactggtgtccTTTCTAGGGATTAGCAATAGTCTCCATAATCACAACCCAAGcagaaaaatacatatttaaataTACGTAAATCATACTTCATTAATATATTTAAGTATCTATGATAAATATACTTTAGTGTATTTAAAATGCTCTAAATATAATTTTTTATATACATGTAATGCATTTAATATGAACTTTATTAGCATTTATGTATATTAAATACATAGAAAATGATCTAAATTGGGACACTTTTGTACTTATATTCTTAGTATATTAGATATAGAGCACAACAAATATACTTTGAATACATCTTAACTACATTTTTTGTATATTTCTCAAATTAGAAGTATACACAAATTCTAATTCAGTGTAAATGTTGTACGTTTGATGTAGTTGACCAAACGTCGTTGTATTATTAGTATACTAGCATGATCAATTAAATGGTTTTTGAATTAGAATTCCTGTATTTTCTTTACAAATAAAGTGTATTTATAATGTTTTTCATGTATACTTTTACAAATAGACTTCTACTCATTAACCACATTGGCTATTGTAATTAGCCATGTAAAAGGTTAACTTGATTGA
Coding sequences within:
- the LOC120032361 gene encoding voltage-dependent calcium channel gamma-4 subunit-like, which produces MAWCDRGCQILLTIVGAFAAFSLMTIAIGTDYWLYSRAYICNATNVTTDDIQPKKTRGDLTHSGLWRICCIEGINKGSCLRINHFPEDNNYDTDSSEYILRIVRASSLFPILSNILLLLGGLCVGAGRIYSSKNNILLSAGILFVAAGLSNIIGIIVYISSNAGDPSDKKDEDNKGSYGYGWSFYFGALSFIVAESVGVLAVTIYIEKNKETRCRARREFIKTTSSTSPYSRIPSYRYRRRRSRSSSRSTDPSRETSPVGVKMGGGGGAGIGSGASFGMPMGGISMYALSRDTMKSGIAGYCSPERDSSFLQVHNCFQKDLKEGVNRRTTPV